The following DNA comes from Cryptococcus deuterogattii R265 chromosome 2, complete sequence.
TATCATGTCATAGAGCTTTCATGTAGCCCATTTATGCTATAATACTTGTCGGGTTACTGGAATACGCCGTCTTAGTCATCTACTGCAAAGTCGTTAATATTAAAAGGTTCAACTCGGAGATCAATCTTCTATGTAGCCGCTGACCGTTGTTCAAGCTTCCAGTTCTTACCGCGACATTAAGCGCATTTAAGCAAGAATCGTTACATAATCCAAAGTACCTATGACGCCAGCAGATGATCGGGATTGTTTTCATTTGGGTCCGTGTGTCGCGGCTTACGTCGTATTTCTATACTTTGGGCCTTAATGGGTGCAGATCATTATTGTCAACCCCATCCTCGTAAAATCAGTCTTAATCTTGTAATAGTAATTAGAATCCCTGTGATACATAAAGACGGAGTAACACCATGGCTTCTGTTCCACCACCATACTCATCGCGCGATCACGCACAAGGCAAGTtgtttccctctcctccactcttgCTCTCCACTTAACAGGGATCCATGGGCTCATCTCGATCTTCTCCACAGCTCAGCCCGGACCTCAGTCCAGCAACGTCTCATCAAGCTCGCCTACACAAGAATTCTCAGAAACCACTTCAGTCTGTCTAGAATGGAAAATCACTGGTTTAAAGTCAATGTATGAGAGCACGCGAGGCGAGCAGAAATCGCAAGTCCCGAGTTGTTATGAGTCATAAGGATACGGCTGATTGCCCCAACAGGAAATGTGTTAAATCGGCAGTGTTTGGGGATGTTGATACGACTTGGGAGACTCTATTCTACGCCAACTCGGGAGCTTCCAACCAGACGGCGGGCGATCACGTTAGCCTATACCTTTCGTGTGTGGTGAGTGCTTTTCTCAGCGAAAATAGGAGGAGCTAGTTCTGAAACACCTCATATAACCAGCCCACCTCCCAAGAGCGCAACTCAAAACTCGCAGGACAGTGGACCAGAAAAGGTCTTTGGTGGTTTAAGTTCGAAATCAGGCCTGCTTCCACCGCAGCGAATCCCAAGCCCGAACCCATCGCCTCGAAGGACGCTTCCGACCATACATTTGCTGTGAAGACTGCGAATTGGGGATGGCAGGCTTTCGCGAAAAGGGATCTCGTGTTCTTACATCCATCCATTTTGGCAACCGACTCTTTCGTGATTGTGTGTACAATCCAAGCACAACCTCAGCCCCCGGCCGGCTTCTGGCTAGGTGTCGGGCTGCAGCCTGGACAAGGAGCGGGTGTCAATACGAGAGGTATCGGAAGCGGCGGCGGACTTAGTGCATGGTCGACGGAACATGGATATGGAGGAGTAGCAGGAGGAACCACGGCTGGTGGTGGGGCGCGAAAAGTTGTGCCGAAAGACTTGATTTCATCTGTCGGTTCTCTGCTGGATGATCCTTGTAAGGTTTCGTAGTTCGCCTTGAGATCTGTGCTGATGATTCTTAGTGTATTCGGATGTCGAGTTTATAATACCGTCCAGGAGGGGAACGCCGGCAAAGAAGATATACGCCATCAAGAAAATGCTCGAACGATGGGATTACTTTGAGGCAATGTTTAATGGTGGCtttggggaggaggagagaacCATTAACGAAGATGTGCGGGTTCCTTCTTGTAATGATCATTTTGCTATTGCAAGTCTGACAAGCTGCAGGAAAATTatgacgacgacgagcTCGACATTCTATCCGACTCGGAcatgggagatgagaatggtatttttgaagatgaggaggcgCCAAGGTCACCGGAACTTGGCCTTACGACCACAACCAGCCGTGCTAGCTCGACCCCGCCACTCAACCCACACCGACATATGGCTTCATCCGACTTTACTGGTAAGCAACAAGCCGGAGACGATGACGGCAAGGAGGCGACCATACCAGGAGGTCTTGGTAATCCTGTCCGAATTAACGGACACCCTGTGAATaatcaagaaggaaagatcgacgaagaaggcatGATAAACAAGGAAGTCAGAGATGGGGGTGGTacaggcaagaagaaggaagtgtTGGGACCAAAGAAGACTCGGGTTGTCATTAGAGACGCTGCTTGGTGCACATGGTGGGCACTTCTCTACTGGGTAAGTAACTCATGTATACTATTGGCGTGTTGCTAATCAACAGATAGATCTATACCGACGTCATCTACTTTGCTCCTCTAAGCTCTTCTTTCGAGCATGACCCTAAGAACATGGGTGCAACCGCTCCTGATACAGATTCTGAAGACCCACAGACTCGATTAGATTGGATTCATCGGTGGATGGCTGAGCATGATATTGACCTTCCTCCCGAcccttcatcgtcatcagctctctcttcgtcattcTACGAACTTCACCTTGGCCCCCGGCCGGTCTCTGCCAAATCCATTTATCGCCTGGCAGATAAATTGGGCCTCTTGCCTCTCAAACTTCGTGCTTTCCAACATATCTGTAGCCAACTCACATCGCGCAATGTTCCCGCAGAAGTATTCAGCAGATTCAGTTCGACTTTCGAAGATGTCAGGAAGGTCGAGGTGGCGTGTTTCTTGAAGAATTGGGGcgagatcaagaagagcgaAACGATGATGCAAATTTGGAAGAACATTAGACATGGCAAACATGTGGGCTTTGAGGAAGGTAAGTCGAGAACGGTCGCTACTTAGTTCACATGGGTGCTGACAATGACTCGTCCAGTCTGGCCCCTGATTGTTGGACAACTTGACTTTAAACCTGCAGTTTGATATCACGTTTGCACCTCTTTGTAGCAATATTGTAGTGCTTTTGACCTTTACAACATTGTATATGTACCCCTATGTATAACGACAGAAAATCTTTGCAACAAGTGCTCGAAAGGATTACTTACTAAATGTTGCGGTTGACGTGTACGTAGTGCTAAACGCGTTGGACCCTGAATTTGTTCTTTCGTCGCCAGTCGCCTGCCGTCTTCacaccttcaccatcctcatctccttcagcctccatcccatcctgtcctatcctcctttttcctaCATATCCCACTACCATATACTCCCGCTGGCGAGAGTACCAAGAATATGATCTTGAACGAACTCATCAAGTCGGGGCCCCTGGCCAAGATCTGGCTTTCCGCTCACCAGGAACGCAAGCTGAGCAAGACTCAAGCTATGGGTGTTGATGTTGGAGAAAGCGTTGGTAAGTGATTCATTCAGGGCTTCTACAGCCATAAAGGGCTGGTGCCGCTACATTTGGGCGAAGGCATTGGTGAAGCAACGTATCGAAAGAGCGGAAGCTGATACCCGCGTAGAGGCAATTTTGACACAAGATACCGCGCTTCCTCTACGATCATCTGGTCCTCTAATGCTTGGTGTCGTACGAATCTACTCGCGTAAAGTTGGTTACCTCTTCGATGATTGTAAGGAGGCGCGTGAACGTATCAGCTTGGTGAGTTGATTCTACGTCTATTTGACCAATCTGACACGCGTTGATTCTTTATATTCAGGCTTTCCGACCGGGTATCGTTGATCTTCCCGAAGACCAAGTTAGGGCCTCCCATAACGCGatcaccatctcttctcgtcctGATTTCGACTTCAACGACTGGACATGGGGTCCCTCCAACTTTCTCAtccctcctcaaccttcacAAGCAGCGGTCACCACCACCGTTCTTCCTGGTGCTCAAGAATTTGGAGCTTTCAACTTTGGTGTCCCGCGAGCGCCTTCAATATACGGTGGATCCGAGACTGCAACATCGAGACATGGATCGCACGACGAACTCTCAAGTCAGCTTGGATCAAACGAATTTTCCGGCATCGACTTGGGATTGAACcttgagggagatgagacTATTGAATACGGTCGTGAAGTGATGACCCCAATCAGTCGAGAAGGAACTGCTTACGCTgctgagagagagaggagtATCAGGGCAGGGACATTTGACGTTACTGGCTTTGGCGCAGAGGAACTTCCGCCCATGGCTCCCATGGACGAATACGATGTCGAGATGGTTGAGCGAATGGAGCAGTTTGAGCCTATGGATTTGGGATTGGACTTTGAGCGGGAACtcgagagggagaggagagcaaGTGAGTAAACCATCATACACCCTTGGGAATAACTTGGCTCATGTGTTATACAAAAGCAACCGAGTTATTaacacctccaccgcgTACTCCCCCACCAGAATCCATTAGTGACCTCACACCCCGTACTGCCGCCCAGatctctgctcttcccGCTCCTCCTGTCAAGGGCGTCAAGAAGCCTCGTCTTGTCATGCCCGATCACGAAACTGAGCTCACTCAGGGACTTGCAGATCGTGCAGCAATTTTGGGTGCTGAGCACTTTATCCCTGCCGATGTGGAGCTCTTGCAGTTGAATGAGATCGTCTCCGACCCTACATCCCACTTTTTGCCGACCCTCAAGATCGGTGGTGAGAATTGGACAGCTGTTGCACCCTTGGGTCTCGCGCCCGAACTTACAGAGCTCTTTGCTTTCCCCAGCAACGTTCTGCGCAAGGGCCGAGGTCTcgaggaagcagaggaggaCCGACTTGCCAAGCGCGCGCGTGTAGAGGGTGAAGTTGAGCCCGAGGAACAAATTCGCcgagcggaagaagaagtggaagtcGTCCGAAGACA
Coding sequences within:
- a CDS encoding cohesin complex subunit SCC1 produces the protein MILNELIKSGPLAKIWLSAHQERKLSKTQAMGVDVGESVEAILTQDTALPLRSSGPLMLGVVRIYSRKVGYLFDDCKEARERISLAFRPGIVDLPEDQVRASHNAITISSRPDFDFNDWTWGPSNFLIPPQPSQAAVTTTVLPGAQEFGAFNFGVPRAPSIYGGSETATSRHGSHDELSSQLGSNEFSGIDLGLNLEGDETIEYGREVMTPISREGTAYAAERERSIRAGTFDVTGFGAEELPPMAPMDEYDVEMVERMEQFEPMDLGLDFERELERERRATTELLTPPPRTPPPESISDLTPRTAAQISALPAPPVKGVKKPRLVMPDHETELTQGLADRAAILGAEHFIPADVELLQLNEIVSDPTSHFLPTLKIGGENWTAVAPLGLAPELTELFAFPSNVLRKGRGLEEAEEDRLAKRARVEGEVEPEEQIRRAEEEVEVVRRHEFEIGYEPEAFAPAFGGDEGDYGIGQEMPMEPFGVSPPTFRVSRGPSLAPSRAESIAREAEYEGLEGEFTLAMFDTRSSRAAESQVSQVPSSPSRAEAQREGAPGKYTSMAMDLLRNELQAIEEEDKVVSFEKLAEKATKRAASTFFFELLSLGTRDCIKLEQPEAFGDIKIRGKDKLWPSSSQVASQLGSEV